In Mesorhizobium sp. 113-3-3, a genomic segment contains:
- a CDS encoding DUF2093 domain-containing protein produces MMNRFEGPGGKEARIRYLDGDFQVTSPGSFVRCAVTGENIPLDELKYWSVARQEPYVNATASLRREIEMHPELRKRS; encoded by the coding sequence ATGATGAACCGTTTCGAAGGCCCGGGCGGCAAGGAAGCCCGTATCCGCTATCTCGATGGCGATTTCCAGGTCACCAGCCCCGGCTCGTTCGTGCGCTGCGCGGTGACCGGTGAAAACATCCCGCTGGACGAGCTGAAATACTGGAGCGTCGCCAGGCAGGAGCCTTACGTGAACGCCACCGCTTCACTGCGACGCGAGATCGAGATGCATCCGGAGCTGCGCAAGCGGAGCTAG
- the lpxK gene encoding tetraacyldisaccharide 4'-kinase, with translation MASEAPPFWWEEPDWKVLALSPLSAIYAMVAGRGMRRARREKIEAPVLCVGNFTVGGTGKTPVAIALAEQAKRMRLKPGFLSRGHGGSFAEPHVVDPHHDAAKHVGDEPLLLAEHAPVAVTPNRAAGARLLMAKHGCDFLIMDDGFQSARIHIDYALVVVDARYGIGNGRVIPGGPLRARIVDQLVFTSGLLKMGEGTAADAVVRQAARAGRPIFEAHTEPSSKAGLAGKRFLAFAGIGHPDKFFDTVREAGGEVVLSKPFPDHHFYAEDELAELAATARAEGLGLITTAKDAARLRHGASQDFLDKLKVLEIDTVFELDNVPERIIHETLDAWRQRKLKS, from the coding sequence GTGGCCTCCGAAGCACCACCATTCTGGTGGGAAGAGCCGGACTGGAAGGTCCTGGCACTGTCGCCGCTGTCGGCCATCTATGCGATGGTTGCCGGGCGCGGCATGCGGCGGGCGAGGCGCGAGAAGATCGAGGCGCCGGTCCTGTGCGTCGGCAATTTTACCGTCGGCGGCACGGGCAAGACGCCGGTCGCCATCGCGCTCGCCGAGCAGGCCAAGCGCATGCGGCTGAAGCCCGGTTTCCTGTCGCGCGGGCATGGCGGCTCCTTCGCCGAGCCGCATGTCGTCGATCCTCATCACGATGCCGCCAAACATGTCGGCGACGAGCCGCTGCTTCTGGCCGAACATGCCCCGGTCGCGGTGACGCCGAACCGCGCCGCCGGCGCCCGGCTGCTCATGGCAAAGCATGGCTGCGATTTCCTGATCATGGATGACGGCTTTCAGAGCGCGCGCATCCATATCGACTACGCGCTGGTCGTCGTCGATGCCCGCTACGGCATCGGCAATGGCCGCGTCATTCCGGGCGGCCCGCTCAGGGCCAGGATCGTCGACCAGCTGGTCTTCACCAGCGGGCTGTTGAAGATGGGCGAGGGCACCGCAGCCGACGCCGTGGTGCGCCAGGCGGCGCGCGCCGGCCGGCCGATCTTCGAGGCGCATACGGAGCCAAGCAGCAAGGCGGGGCTTGCCGGCAAGCGGTTCCTCGCCTTCGCCGGCATCGGCCATCCCGACAAATTCTTCGACACGGTGCGCGAGGCCGGCGGCGAGGTGGTTCTCTCAAAGCCCTTTCCGGACCATCATTTCTATGCCGAGGACGAACTCGCCGAACTGGCGGCGACGGCGCGCGCCGAAGGCCTCGGCCTCATCACCACGGCCAAGGACGCCGCCCGGTTGCGCCACGGCGCCTCGCAGGACTTTCTCGACAAGCTCAAGGTGCTGGAAATCGATACGGTTTTCGAACTCGACAATGTGCCGGAACGCATCATCCACGAGACGTTGGATGCCTGGCGTCAGCGCAAGCTCAAGAGCTAG
- the waaA gene encoding lipid IV(A) 3-deoxy-D-manno-octulosonic acid transferase, with product MSGRWARAMLTAYRFAGAAAYPLVGPYVAWRTSRGKEDRHRRRERYGVAGRPRPEGPVIWIHAASVGETIAVVPLVESILDYGVNIVLTTGTVTSAQVADERLGDRIIHQYVPLDLKPAVSRFLDHWRPDLAIIAESEIWPMTILELGARHVPQVLVNGRLSDRSFTSWKKRANIAEALFENLAHVVAQSDVDGERFRALGARPVTVSGNLKVDTNPPPVDERVLASLQRQIGGRPTWAAISTHDGEEVVAAEVHATLHKRHHGLLTIVVPRHPDRAEALAAQISGMGLKVARRSKGDRIGPDTDILLGDTIGEMGLYLRLTEIAFVGRSLTSEGGQNPLEPAMLDTAVLAGRNVQNFREAYQRLIDSGGAKLVRDRDMLAGAVNFLLTNEVARHEMMAAGVATVDEMRGALARTLKSLEPYIQPLVVKSRLKGANGR from the coding sequence ATGAGCGGCCGCTGGGCGCGCGCCATGCTGACGGCATACCGCTTCGCCGGTGCCGCGGCCTATCCGCTGGTCGGGCCCTACGTCGCCTGGCGCACCTCGCGCGGCAAGGAAGACCGTCACCGCCGCCGCGAACGCTACGGCGTCGCCGGCCGCCCACGCCCCGAAGGGCCGGTGATCTGGATCCACGCCGCGAGCGTCGGCGAGACCATAGCCGTGGTGCCGCTGGTCGAGAGCATTCTCGACTATGGCGTCAACATCGTGCTGACGACAGGGACGGTGACATCGGCGCAGGTCGCCGACGAGCGGCTCGGCGACCGCATCATCCACCAATACGTACCGCTCGACCTGAAACCGGCGGTCAGCCGGTTCCTCGATCACTGGCGGCCGGACCTGGCGATCATCGCCGAATCCGAGATCTGGCCGATGACCATCCTCGAGCTTGGCGCGCGCCATGTGCCGCAGGTGCTGGTCAATGGCAGGTTGTCCGACCGCTCGTTCACTTCATGGAAGAAGCGGGCCAATATCGCCGAGGCATTGTTCGAGAACCTTGCCCATGTCGTTGCCCAATCCGATGTCGACGGCGAGCGGTTTCGCGCGCTGGGCGCCCGGCCGGTCACGGTGTCGGGCAACCTCAAGGTCGACACCAACCCGCCGCCGGTCGACGAACGGGTACTAGCCTCCTTGCAGCGGCAGATCGGCGGCCGCCCGACCTGGGCGGCGATCTCGACCCATGACGGCGAGGAAGTGGTCGCTGCGGAAGTCCATGCGACGCTGCACAAGCGTCACCATGGGCTCCTGACCATCGTCGTCCCGCGCCATCCCGATCGTGCCGAGGCGCTTGCCGCGCAGATTTCCGGCATGGGGCTGAAGGTCGCGCGCCGCAGCAAGGGCGACCGTATCGGGCCCGACACCGATATCCTGCTCGGCGACACGATCGGCGAGATGGGCCTCTATCTCCGGCTGACCGAAATCGCCTTTGTCGGCCGTTCGCTGACGTCAGAGGGCGGGCAGAATCCGCTCGAGCCGGCCATGCTCGACACAGCGGTTCTGGCCGGCCGCAATGTCCAGAATTTCCGCGAGGCCTATCAGCGCCTGATCGACAGCGGCGGCGCCAAGCTGGTGCGCGATCGCGACATGCTGGCCGGAGCGGTCAATTTCCTTTTGACCAACGAAGTGGCGCGCCACGAGATGATGGCGGCGGGGGTGGCGACCGTCGACGAGATGCGCGGCGCGCTGGCGCGCACGCTGAAATCGCTCGAACCCTATATCCAGCCGCTGGTCGTCAAGTCGCGCCTGAAGGGCGCCAACGGGCGCTAG
- a CDS encoding lysophospholipid acyltransferase family protein, which translates to MEHDLAKGPASDAAPSGRGGSRATKAFWRKVREPLAQSRFVKNAIASLLAQFVRLVRLTSPLVAGSARFSGGAYSEFEPGIIALWHGQHLLTPAYYPKRKPLVAMVSRSADAELNALMLEKFGIEAVRGSGGRDNARHLDKGGAKALIALKKSLTSGKNVAMIADIPHGTPRDAGLGIVLLARLSGRPLLPVAIATSRRKVLEKSWDKTTINLPFGRSAVTIGEPIFVAADADDAEMERKRQEITTALNAATAEAYRLVDRRR; encoded by the coding sequence ATGGAGCATGACCTGGCGAAAGGGCCAGCCAGCGATGCCGCGCCTTCTGGCAGGGGCGGCAGCCGCGCGACCAAGGCGTTCTGGCGCAAGGTGCGCGAGCCGCTCGCGCAATCGCGATTCGTCAAGAACGCCATTGCCAGCCTGCTTGCGCAGTTCGTGCGCCTGGTTCGCCTGACCAGCCCCCTGGTTGCCGGCTCGGCGCGCTTTTCGGGCGGCGCCTATTCCGAATTCGAGCCCGGCATCATCGCTTTGTGGCACGGCCAGCATCTTTTGACGCCGGCCTACTACCCCAAGCGCAAGCCGCTGGTCGCCATGGTGTCACGCAGCGCCGATGCCGAGCTCAATGCGCTGATGCTGGAGAAATTCGGCATCGAGGCGGTGCGCGGTTCGGGCGGGCGCGACAATGCCCGGCATCTCGACAAGGGTGGGGCCAAGGCCTTGATCGCCCTCAAAAAGTCGCTCACGTCAGGCAAGAACGTCGCCATGATCGCAGACATTCCGCATGGCACCCCGCGCGACGCAGGGCTCGGTATCGTTCTCCTGGCGCGGCTCTCTGGGCGGCCGCTACTGCCTGTCGCCATCGCCACCAGCCGCCGCAAGGTGCTGGAAAAGAGCTGGGACAAGACCACTATCAACCTGCCTTTCGGCCGTTCCGCGGTGACCATCGGCGAGCCGATCTTTGTCGCGGCCGACGCCGATGACGCCGAAATGGAGCGAAAGCGCCAGGAAATCACCACCGCCCTCAATGCCGCGACGGCCGAGGCCTACCGTCTCGTGGATCGCCGGCGATGA
- a CDS encoding DUF4170 domain-containing protein — MTAEDGKKQLLHLVFGGELKKLGGTEFRDLDGLDIVGIYPDYQSAHTAWKAKAQASVDNAHMRYFVVHLHRLLDPDNKAAG, encoded by the coding sequence ATGACCGCGGAAGACGGGAAGAAACAGCTTTTGCATCTGGTGTTCGGCGGCGAACTGAAGAAGCTTGGGGGCACAGAGTTCCGCGATCTCGACGGGCTCGACATTGTCGGCATCTACCCGGATTATCAATCCGCGCACACGGCGTGGAAGGCCAAGGCGCAAGCCAGCGTGGACAATGCCCATATGCGTTATTTCGTCGTTCATCTGCACCGTCTGCTGGATCCCGACAACAAGGCCGCCGGTTGA
- a CDS encoding 3'(2'),5'-bisphosphate nucleotidase CysQ — protein MPEPELTAAPSDTIGDLPLLRDAAREAGVIAMRYFGNSPQVWMKGGTSPVSEADHAADAYLRATLLAARPDYGWLSEETVDDPVRLSARRTFVVDPIDGTRGFLEGQRTWCVSVAVVEEGRTLAGVLECPAMDETYWALPGQGAFRNGKRIGVRTLGDKAEISGLKQLIDLLPSDWQKRLVRAPYSPSLAYRLAMIANGTLDATFVKPNAHDWDIAAADLILREAGGQLLDPHGRAPLYAGEVIRHGALAAGSGELLAVLVDVIAGLDA, from the coding sequence TTGCCGGAGCCTGAGCTGACCGCTGCCCCTTCCGATACCATTGGCGATCTGCCGCTGCTGCGCGATGCCGCCCGCGAGGCGGGTGTCATCGCCATGCGCTACTTCGGCAACAGCCCACAGGTCTGGATGAAGGGCGGCACCTCGCCGGTCAGCGAAGCAGACCACGCCGCCGACGCCTATCTGCGCGCTACGCTGCTGGCGGCGCGGCCGGACTATGGCTGGCTGTCGGAAGAGACGGTCGACGACCCAGTGCGGCTTTCGGCGCGCCGCACCTTCGTTGTCGATCCGATCGATGGTACGCGCGGCTTCCTCGAGGGGCAGCGCACCTGGTGCGTCAGCGTCGCCGTCGTCGAAGAAGGCCGCACGCTCGCCGGCGTGCTCGAATGCCCGGCCATGGACGAGACCTACTGGGCGCTGCCCGGCCAGGGCGCGTTCCGCAACGGCAAGCGCATTGGCGTGCGCACGCTTGGCGACAAGGCCGAGATTTCCGGGTTGAAGCAGCTGATCGACCTGCTGCCGTCCGATTGGCAGAAGCGGCTGGTACGGGCGCCCTACAGCCCCTCGCTGGCCTATCGCCTGGCGATGATCGCCAACGGCACGCTGGATGCCACTTTCGTCAAGCCGAATGCGCATGACTGGGACATCGCCGCCGCCGATCTTATCCTGCGCGAGGCCGGCGGCCAGTTGCTCGACCCGCATGGCCGCGCGCCGCTCTATGCCGGCGAGGTGATCCGCCACGGCGCGCTCGCCGCCGGCAGCGGTGAATTGCTGGCGGTGCTCGTCGACGTCATTGCCGGGCTGGACGCGTGA
- a CDS encoding TldD/PmbA family protein translates to MADTSDAKKLTDRVAALVEAAKKAGADAADAVAVRGRSTGVSVRLGKVEATESSEAEDVSLRVFVGQKVASVSATAASDPGMLAERAVAMAKVSPEDPYQGLADPALLARQMRDLDLFDATEVSADQLKEAALAAEAAALAVKGVTNSAGSGASAGLGGIVLATSHGFIGHYVGSRFSRSASVIAGEGTGMERDYEFSSRQHFADLDAPEDIGRKAGERAVRRIGARKAATGPVDVVFDPRVARGIAGHLAGAINGASVARKTSFLRDMMGKQVAASAITVTDEPLRPRGQASRPFDGEGVEGEKLLMVEKGVLNHWFLSTSAARELGLVTNGRGSRSGSSVSPSSTNLAIEPGERSPEDLIKSLKRGFFVTEVFGQGVDMVTGEYSRGASGFWIENGELAYPVAEVTIASNLKTMFLNMVPADDLDRNFGTAAPTLLIEGMTLAGA, encoded by the coding sequence ATGGCCGACACATCAGACGCTAAAAAACTGACCGACCGCGTCGCAGCACTCGTCGAGGCCGCCAAGAAGGCCGGCGCCGATGCCGCCGACGCGGTTGCCGTGCGCGGCCGCTCCACCGGCGTATCGGTTAGACTCGGCAAGGTCGAGGCCACCGAATCGTCGGAGGCCGAGGACGTGTCGCTGCGCGTCTTCGTTGGGCAGAAAGTGGCGAGCGTCTCGGCCACCGCCGCGTCCGACCCGGGAATGCTCGCCGAACGCGCCGTTGCCATGGCGAAAGTCTCGCCCGAGGATCCCTATCAGGGTCTGGCCGATCCGGCGCTGCTGGCAAGGCAAATGCGCGATCTCGACCTGTTCGATGCGACGGAAGTGTCGGCCGACCAGTTGAAGGAAGCAGCCCTTGCGGCCGAAGCGGCGGCACTTGCCGTCAAGGGCGTGACCAATTCGGCCGGCAGCGGCGCCAGTGCCGGGCTGGGCGGGATAGTGCTGGCCACCTCGCACGGTTTCATCGGCCACTATGTCGGCTCGCGCTTCTCGCGGTCCGCCAGCGTCATCGCCGGCGAGGGCACCGGCATGGAGCGCGATTATGAATTCTCCTCGCGCCAGCACTTTGCCGATCTCGATGCGCCGGAGGATATCGGCCGCAAGGCCGGCGAACGCGCCGTGCGCCGCATCGGCGCGCGCAAGGCGGCGACCGGGCCGGTCGACGTGGTGTTCGATCCGCGCGTGGCGCGCGGCATCGCCGGCCATCTTGCCGGCGCCATCAACGGCGCGTCCGTCGCGCGCAAGACCTCGTTCCTGCGCGACATGATGGGCAAGCAGGTGGCCGCGTCCGCCATCACCGTCACCGACGAGCCGCTCAGGCCGCGCGGCCAGGCCTCGCGCCCGTTCGATGGTGAGGGCGTCGAGGGCGAAAAGCTTCTCATGGTCGAAAAGGGCGTGCTCAACCACTGGTTCCTGTCGACCTCGGCGGCGCGGGAACTGGGGCTGGTCACCAACGGGCGCGGCTCGCGCAGCGGCTCTTCCGTCTCGCCATCCTCCACCAATCTCGCCATCGAGCCGGGCGAACGCTCGCCGGAGGATTTGATCAAGTCGCTCAAGCGCGGCTTCTTCGTCACCGAAGTGTTCGGCCAGGGCGTCGACATGGTGACCGGCGAATACAGCCGTGGCGCCTCCGGCTTCTGGATCGAGAATGGCGAACTGGCCTATCCGGTCGCCGAAGTCACCATCGCCTCGAACCTGAAGACGATGTTCCTCAACATGGTGCCGGCCGATGACCTCGACCGCAATTTCGGCACCGCCGCGCCGACGCTCCTGATCGAAGGCATGACCCTTGCCGGAGCCTGA
- a CDS encoding VOC family protein — MTPFHLAFPVRDLDETRTFYGEVLGCAIGRSSATWVDFDLYGHQMSAHLRPQAAQAASDGKVDGILVPIPHFGAVLLMDDWQRLATRLEARDDIDWLERPMVRFKGEPGEQATLFIRDPSGNALEFKGFRSLEQVFAH, encoded by the coding sequence ATGACACCTTTCCATCTCGCCTTCCCGGTCCGTGATCTCGATGAAACCCGCACTTTCTATGGCGAGGTGCTGGGTTGCGCGATCGGCCGCTCCTCGGCGACCTGGGTGGACTTCGATCTTTACGGCCACCAGATGTCGGCGCATTTGCGGCCGCAGGCCGCGCAAGCCGCCAGCGATGGCAAGGTCGACGGCATTCTGGTGCCAATCCCGCATTTCGGCGCCGTGCTCTTGATGGATGACTGGCAGCGTCTGGCGACCCGGCTGGAGGCGCGCGACGACATAGACTGGCTGGAACGGCCGATGGTCCGCTTCAAGGGCGAGCCCGGCGAACAGGCGACGCTGTTCATCCGCGACCCCTCCGGCAACGCCCTGGAATTCAAGGGTTTCCGCTCGCTGGAGCAGGTTTTCGCGCACTGA
- the epmA gene encoding EF-P lysine aminoacylase EpmA → MTAASPWWTPDVHADRRPRLLLRNALTAALREWFAAHDFIEVETAALQVSPGNEAHLAAFATEAVGPDGARAPLYLHTSPEFACKKLLAAGETRIFSLGAVWRNRERGPLHHPEFTMLEWYRVGETYESLMRDCADLLALAATRAGATRFSFRSRDCDPFAAPERLTVADAFTRHAGIDLLATVAADGGTDRDALYAALVQAGLRTAPDDSWADLFSRVMVEKIEPSLGLGRATILCEYPVAEAALARPSPRDARVAERFELYCCGVELANGFGELTDAVEQRRRFILEMDEKERIYGERYPLDEDFLAALAIMPQASGIALGFDRLVMLATGAQKIEDVIWTPVAGS, encoded by the coding sequence ATGACCGCCGCTTCGCCCTGGTGGACGCCTGACGTTCACGCCGATCGCCGCCCGCGCCTGCTGCTGCGCAACGCCCTGACGGCCGCGCTGCGGGAGTGGTTCGCGGCCCACGACTTCATCGAGGTGGAGACGGCGGCCCTGCAGGTCTCGCCCGGCAATGAGGCGCATCTGGCGGCTTTCGCCACAGAAGCGGTCGGGCCGGATGGCGCGCGCGCGCCGCTTTATCTCCACACCTCGCCGGAATTCGCCTGCAAGAAGCTGCTCGCCGCCGGCGAAACCAGGATTTTCAGCCTGGGCGCCGTCTGGCGTAACCGCGAGCGCGGCCCCCTGCACCATCCCGAATTCACCATGCTCGAATGGTACCGGGTGGGCGAGACCTATGAGAGCCTGATGCGCGATTGCGCCGACCTGCTGGCCCTGGCCGCAACGAGGGCAGGGGCGACGCGCTTCTCTTTCCGGAGCCGCGACTGCGATCCGTTCGCCGCGCCGGAACGGCTGACGGTGGCGGACGCCTTCACCCGCCATGCCGGCATCGATCTCCTGGCCACGGTCGCCGCCGATGGCGGCACCGACCGGGACGCACTTTACGCTGCGCTCGTTCAAGCCGGCCTGCGCACGGCGCCCGACGACAGCTGGGCCGACCTGTTCAGCCGCGTGATGGTGGAAAAGATCGAGCCCAGTCTCGGCCTCGGCCGCGCCACCATCCTGTGCGAATATCCGGTCGCCGAGGCGGCACTCGCCCGGCCGAGCCCGCGTGATGCGCGCGTCGCCGAGCGCTTCGAGCTCTATTGCTGCGGTGTCGAACTCGCCAACGGCTTTGGCGAACTGACCGATGCCGTGGAGCAGCGCCGGCGCTTCATCCTCGAAATGGACGAGAAGGAGCGCATCTACGGCGAGCGCTACCCGCTGGACGAGGATTTTCTCGCCGCCCTTGCCATCATGCCGCAGGCCAGCGGCATCGCGCTCGGCTTCGACCGGCTTGTCATGCTGGCCACCGGCGCACAGAAAATAGAGGACGTGATCTGGACGCCGGTCGCCGGCTCTTGA
- the efp gene encoding elongation factor P translates to MVKVIASSLRKGNVVDKDGKLYVILFAENIHPGKGTPVTQLDMRRIGDGVKVSERYRTTEQVERAYVEEREHTFLYADGEGFHFMNPETYDQVAVSEAVVGDAAPYLQEGMPVQVSQFNGIAIALVLPQRATFEVVETEPTTKGQTASSSYKPAVLSNGVRTAVPPHIAPGTRVVVMTADGSYVERAKD, encoded by the coding sequence GTGGTGAAAGTCATCGCCAGTTCGCTCCGCAAAGGCAATGTCGTCGACAAGGACGGCAAGCTTTATGTGATCCTCTTTGCCGAAAACATCCACCCAGGCAAGGGCACGCCCGTGACGCAGCTCGACATGCGCCGCATCGGCGACGGGGTGAAGGTGTCGGAGCGCTACCGCACCACCGAGCAGGTGGAGCGCGCCTATGTCGAGGAGCGCGAGCACACCTTCCTCTACGCCGATGGCGAAGGTTTTCACTTCATGAACCCGGAAACCTACGACCAGGTGGCGGTGAGCGAAGCCGTGGTCGGCGACGCGGCTCCCTATCTGCAGGAAGGCATGCCGGTGCAGGTCTCGCAGTTCAACGGCATCGCGATCGCGCTCGTCCTGCCACAGCGCGCCACCTTCGAAGTCGTCGAAACCGAGCCGACGACCAAGGGCCAGACGGCCTCGTCGTCCTACAAGCCCGCCGTGCTTTCGAACGGCGTGCGCACGGCAGTGCCCCCACACATCGCGCCCGGCACCCGCGTGGTGGTGATGACGGCCGATGGGTCTTATGTGGAGCGGGCTAAGGACTGA
- a CDS encoding HNH endonuclease, translating to MGFGVFIHRSDSIYDDSPAERYQFPGQYLRRVEACVGDWIIYYEPSKVDETRGYFALAKVQQVIPDPVAPGMYLALIEPGSYLDFANPVPFNGMDGLVERGLLNDQGRISGRAQSAVRPISPSDFNRILDLGLDAREPLLPRVDEIGISSGFQDEEAPFQFEHGRDRISYIGSRIVRDRIFRRIVLRAYDERCAITGLKLINGGGRAEVAAAHIRPVEANGPDVVNNGLALSGTAHWMFDRGLISLSDDLEILISRQVNDLECVQGFVNKTRHALPPRRQVERPHPHFLQWHREHCFKQ from the coding sequence ATGGGATTCGGGGTCTTCATCCATCGCTCAGATTCGATCTACGATGACAGCCCCGCTGAGCGATATCAGTTCCCCGGCCAGTATCTGCGCCGTGTGGAGGCATGCGTTGGCGATTGGATCATCTACTACGAACCTAGCAAAGTAGACGAGACCCGTGGCTATTTCGCCCTAGCCAAAGTCCAGCAGGTTATCCCTGATCCGGTGGCGCCGGGCATGTATCTCGCGTTGATTGAGCCGGGATCATACCTCGATTTCGCCAATCCCGTTCCATTCAATGGGATGGACGGGCTTGTTGAGCGAGGGCTGCTTAACGACCAGGGACGGATTTCCGGTCGCGCTCAATCGGCCGTACGACCGATCAGCCCGAGCGACTTCAACCGCATCCTCGATCTGGGCCTTGATGCCCGCGAGCCGCTGCTGCCACGCGTCGATGAAATCGGCATTTCATCCGGCTTTCAGGATGAAGAGGCGCCATTCCAGTTCGAGCACGGCCGTGACCGCATAAGTTACATCGGATCGCGAATCGTACGGGACCGCATTTTCCGCCGTATCGTCTTGCGCGCCTATGATGAGCGCTGCGCGATCACGGGACTGAAGTTGATAAATGGCGGTGGTCGGGCAGAAGTCGCCGCGGCACATATTCGACCCGTCGAAGCGAACGGGCCCGATGTCGTCAACAATGGGCTCGCTCTATCAGGTACCGCGCATTGGATGTTCGATCGCGGACTGATCAGCCTCTCCGACGACCTGGAAATCCTGATCTCACGGCAGGTCAATGACCTGGAATGCGTGCAAGGGTTCGTAAACAAGACCCGCCACGCGCTTCCGCCTCGCCGGCAAGTCGAGCGCCCGCATCCTCATTTCTTGCAATGGCACCGCGAACACTGCTTCAAGCAATAG
- a CDS encoding dihydrofolate reductase family protein yields the protein MRKLIVTEFISVDGIAEVERLPGVTWNDEMNRFKEDELADSGAMLLGRTTYDIFAGSWPGETGDFADRFNALPKYVASTSLKALDWKPAELLTGSLPDAVRTLKQGSGGNIYVHGSLSVAQELLRHGLVDRVRLLCYPGAVGQGKPLFAPGEQVPLELISATPFSNGVVALEYAPAKS from the coding sequence ATGAGAAAACTCATCGTCACCGAATTCATCAGCGTCGACGGCATTGCCGAGGTCGAGAGATTGCCGGGCGTGACCTGGAACGACGAGATGAACAGGTTCAAGGAAGATGAACTTGCCGATAGCGGCGCCATGCTTCTGGGACGCACGACCTATGATATTTTTGCCGGCTCATGGCCTGGGGAGACCGGAGATTTTGCCGACCGGTTCAACGCGCTGCCGAAATACGTCGCCTCGACGAGTTTAAAGGCGCTCGACTGGAAACCGGCTGAATTGCTCACAGGCTCTCTGCCGGATGCGGTGAGGACGCTGAAGCAAGGCAGCGGCGGCAATATCTATGTGCATGGCAGCCTCAGCGTCGCGCAGGAATTGCTTCGCCACGGGCTGGTCGACCGCGTCAGGCTGCTCTGCTATCCCGGCGCCGTCGGCCAGGGCAAGCCGCTGTTTGCGCCGGGCGAACAAGTGCCGCTCGAGCTGATTTCGGCCACGCCGTTCAGCAACGGCGTTGTTGCGCTGGAGTATGCGCCGGCGAAGTCGTAG
- a CDS encoding patatin-like phospholipase family protein: MSPTFGIAFGGGGARGLAHIHVIEALDELGIRPVSIAGSSIGAIMGAGMAAGMTGRDIHDYARSILGRRAEVASRMWRARPGTIAEAMQNGIRVSQFNVERILKAFLPEAIPETFAELKIPLKVTATDYFGHKLAVFDEGDLHSALAASAAIPAVFRPVTRDGRLLIDGGIYNPVPFDLIENDADIIIGVDVVGAPEEADRKHPTSVDLMFGATQLMMQSIIANKLKQCRPDILVRPAVSKYRVLDFLKIDALMSETADIKDQLKREVERVVEARNGATIKGRRGKKTG; the protein is encoded by the coding sequence ATGAGCCCGACCTTCGGCATAGCCTTCGGCGGCGGCGGTGCGCGCGGTCTGGCGCACATCCATGTCATCGAGGCGCTGGACGAGCTCGGCATCAGGCCGGTGTCGATCGCCGGCTCGTCGATCGGCGCCATCATGGGCGCCGGTATGGCCGCGGGCATGACCGGCAGGGACATCCACGACTATGCCCGCTCGATCCTCGGCCGCCGCGCCGAAGTGGCGAGCCGCATGTGGCGCGCGCGGCCGGGCACGATCGCGGAGGCCATGCAGAACGGCATCCGGGTCAGCCAGTTCAATGTCGAGCGCATCCTGAAGGCGTTCCTGCCCGAGGCCATTCCCGAAACCTTCGCCGAACTGAAAATCCCGCTGAAGGTGACCGCGACCGACTATTTCGGCCACAAGCTCGCTGTCTTCGACGAAGGCGACCTGCACTCAGCGCTTGCCGCTTCGGCCGCCATCCCCGCCGTGTTTCGCCCGGTGACGCGCGACGGCAGGCTGCTGATCGACGGCGGCATCTACAACCCCGTGCCCTTCGATCTCATCGAGAACGACGCCGACATCATCATCGGCGTCGACGTCGTCGGCGCGCCGGAAGAGGCCGATCGCAAGCACCCCACCTCCGTCGACCTGATGTTCGGCGCCACGCAACTGATGATGCAGTCGATCATCGCCAACAAGCTGAAACAATGCCGCCCCGACATACTGGTCCGCCCGGCCGTATCAAAATACCGCGTGCTCGATTTCCTGAAGATCGACGCGCTGATGAGCGAGACGGCTGATATCAAGGACCAGCTGAAGCGCGAGGTGGAGCGGGTGGTGGAGGCGCGCAACGGCGCCACCATCAAGGGGAGGCGAGGGAAGAAGACCGGGTGA